The Panicum hallii strain FIL2 chromosome 9, PHallii_v3.1, whole genome shotgun sequence genome has a window encoding:
- the LOC112874044 gene encoding shewanella-like protein phosphatase 1 — MAVISLRLGFVAPPYPRTSSGRFASSCRAVASAGGGPPRPITVSGDPPNVVSAPGRRIVAIGDVHGDLSQTRAALVLAGVLSAESDGHVWTGGRTVLVQVGDILDRGKDEIAILSLLSSLNVQAKSQGGAVFQVNGNHETMNVEGDFRYADQGGFDECIRFLEYLDECDGNWDDAFLSWVNVTERRKKEYRASPWNFVKKQKGFAARSLLFKRGGPLACELARHPVVLKVNDWIFCHGGLLPHHVEYGIERMNREVSTWMKSSGEDGDDETDIPFIATRGYDSVVWSRLYSQDSAERTRRALMLSSIIAEETLKSVGAKGMVVGHTPQIHGVNCKCDGKVWCVDVGMSYGVLYSRPEVLEIVNDRPRVLKKRRDSYDEMEVLDYL; from the exons ATGGCCGTTATTTCTCTTAGGCTGGGGTTCGTGGCCCCGCCTTATCCTAGGACCAGCAGCGGCAGGTTCGCCTCGTCCTGCCGCGCCGTCGCCAGCGCCGGAGGAGGACCCCCGCGCCCCATCACCGTCTCCGGCGACCCGCCCAACGTCGTGTCGGCGCCCGGCCGCCGCATTGTCGCCA TTGGCGACGTCCACGGCGATCTCTCCCAGACGCGAGCCGCGCTGGTGTTGGCTGGCGTCCTGAGCGCGGAATCAGATGGCCATGTGTGGACAGGCGGGCGCACG GTACTCGTTCAAGTTGGGGACATCCTTGATCGTGGTAAAGATGAAATCGCCATACTCTCCCTATTGAGCTCACTGAACGTGCAAGCCAAATCTCAAGGTGGCGCTGTGTTTCAG GTTAATGGGAACCATGAAACCATGAACGTGGAAGGTGATTTCCGATACGCCGATCAGGGAGGCTTTGATGAGTGCATACGCTTCCTTGAGTACTTGGATGAGTGTGATGGGAACTGGGATGACGCCTTTCTCAGCTGGGTTAACGTCACTgaaaggaggaagaaagaataCAGAGCTTCTCCTTGGAACTTTGTCAAG AAGCAGAAAGGGTTTGCTGCAAGATCATTGCTTTTCAAGCGAGGTGGCCCGCTAGCTTGTGAATTGGCACGGCATCCTGTTGTCCTTAAGGTCAATGACTGGATATTTTGTCACGGTGGCCTTCTTCCTCATCATG TTGAATACGGGATTGAGCGTATGAACAGAGAAGTGTCGACGTGGATGAAAAGTTCAGGTGAAGATGGCGATGATGAGACAGACATCCCGTTCATAGCTACTAGAGGTTATGACAGTGTGGTATGGAGCCGATTGTATTCGCAAGACTCTGCTGAAAGGACACGCCGTGCTTTGATG CTATCTTCCATCATTGCTGAGGAAACACTGAAATCTGTGGGAGCCAAGGGGATGGTAGTTGGGCATACTCCTCAGATCCATGGGGTGAATTG CAAATGCGACGGCAAAGTTTGGTGCGTTGATGTGGGCATGTCATATGGTGTTCTCTACTCAAGACCAGAG GTTCTAGAAATAGTCAATGACAGACCAAGGGTTTTGAAGAAGCGGAGGGACTCATATGACGAGATGGAAGTGCTGGACTATTTATGA
- the LOC112874043 gene encoding serine/threonine-protein kinase RIPK-like has product MGKPKSSSTTSWSSLFGLGCFSSSYAGLSGDSGSGSRNAAKVASSSRPPAPPPPPPLPSPEDLSLSLAGSDVLAFTVDELRAATRDFSMSNFVGEGGFGPVYKGRVDERIRPGLRHPQAVAVKLLDLEGSQGHKEWLAEVIFLGQMRHPHLVKLIGYCYQEQHRLLVYEFMARGSLEKHLFKKYSASLPWSARLKISIGAAKGLAFLHEAAKPVIYRDFKASNILLDSDYTAKLSDFGLAKDGPGEDETHVSTRVMGTQGYAAPEYIMTGHLTTKSDVYSFGVVLLELLTGRKAVDKNRPPREQNLVEWARPCLNDPRRLARVMDRRLDGQYPTRAAQKAAAIAHKCLHVSPKSRPQMSAVVEALESLLALDDGAVEPFVYTAPPENK; this is encoded by the exons ATGGGGAAGCCCAAGTCGTCGTCGACGACGTCGTGGAGCTCACTGTTCGGCCTCGGCTGCTTCAGCTCCTCCTACGCCGGCCTCTCCGGCGACTCCGGCTCCGGCTCGAGGAACGCCGCGAAGGTAGCCTCCAGCTCcaggccgcccgcgccgccgccgccgccgccgctgccgtcgccGGAGGACCTGTCGCTGTCGCTGGCGGGGTCCGACGTGCTGGCGTTCACGGTGGACGAGCTCCGGGCGGCGACGCGGGACTTCTCGATGAGCAACTTCGTCGGCGAGGGCGGGTTCGGGCCCGTCTACAAGGGCCGCGTCGACGAGAGGATCAGGCCGGGCCTCCGGCACCCGCAGGCCGTCGCCGTCAAGCTGCTCGACCTCGAGGGCTCGCAGGGACATAAAGAATGGCTG GCTGAAGTCATTTTCCTTGGGCAAATGCGGCATCCACACCTCGTCAAACTGATCGGCTATTGCTACCAGGAACAGCACAGGCTTCTTGTCTACGAGTTCATGGCGAGGGGCAGCTTGGAGAAGCATCTCTTCAAAA AATACTCTGCTTCCCTGCCATGGTCAGCGCGATTGAAGATCTCCATTGGAGCTGCCAAAGGTTTGGCCTTCCTCCACGAAGCTGCAAAACCCGTCATCTACCGCGATTTCAAGGCCTCCAACATCCTACTGGACTCG GACTACACAGCAAAGCTGTCGGATTTCGGACTAGCAAAGGATGGGCCTGGCGAAGACGAAACCCATGTCTCGACCCGAGTCATGGGCACACAGGGCTATGCCGCACCCGAGTACATCATGACCG GACATCTGACAACAAAGAGCGACGTGTATAGCTTCGGCGTTGTACTGCTGGAGCTGCTAACGGGGCGGAAGGCGGTGGACAAGAACAGGCCGCCGCGAGAGCAAAACCTTGTGGAATGGGCGCGGCCGTGCCTGAACGATCCTCGCCGGCTCGCCCGCGTGATGGACCGGAGGCTGGACGGGCAGTACCCTACTCGCGCTGCACAAAAGGCCGCAGCGATCGCTCACAAGTGCCTGCATGTGAGCCCTAAATCCCGGCCCCAGATGTCAGCCGTTGTGGAGGCCCTGGAGTCACTGCTCGCTCTAGACGACGGCGCTGTAGAACCATTTGTGTACACGGCGCCGCCGGAGAACAAATGA
- the LOC112872987 gene encoding uncharacterized protein LOC112872987 → MRARADQKSSDFVCVESFVCEAVVVWSGLFVGVVAGIISPSIRVFSGRILFLLKGWLSDWTRARIFQFSLSFSSACGAHATRRIRALWLALISRLGFRRREVAPERAAGEAAGTRTRPIANRARRGGGDGGRRSSAQIICPRVRSATRRNGATTDSLRGRAHQRGCGNSGRTLRPAGTTGGGGLASQTREAGGSGENIAALGVPWLPFEFQQQATSSPSSTASATRSRSARRTYGLDSTDLASMKVVLAGKLCKINGQLLILGLHKYDDGAGPYFFGARE, encoded by the exons ATGCGCGCGCGTGCTGATCAGAAGTCGAGCGATTTTGTTTGTGTGGAGTCGTTTGTGTGCGAAGCAGTCGTTGTATGGAGTGGGCTGTTTGTAGGAGTAGTTGCTGGCATCATCAGCCCATCAATCAGag TATTCAGCGGCCGTATTTTATTTCTCTTGAAGGGCTGGCTCTCCGACTGGACCAGAGCACGTATTTTTCAGTTCAGCCTCTCATTCTCGTCGGCGTGTGGGGCCCACGCAACTCGACGAATACGCGCTCTCTGGCTCGCTCTTATCTCGCGCTTAGGGTTTCGCCGGCGGGAGGTGGCTCCGGAGCGCGCCGCAGGCGAGGCGGCTGGGACCCGTACCCGGCCCATCGCAAACAGAGctcgccgtggcggcggcgacggtgggAGGCGGAGCTCCGCACAGATCATCTGCCCGCGAGTGCGCTCGGCCACGCGCCGCAATGGGGCGACGACCGATTCCCTTCGTGGGCGGGCACATCAGAGAGGATGCGGAAACTCCGGCAGAACCCTGCGCCCAGCAGGGACCACCGGTGGTGGAGGCCTCGCGAGTCAGACCCGGGAAGCGGGGGGTTCTGGTGAGAATATCGCGGCTCTAGGAGTGCCGTGGCTGCCCTTCGAGTTCCAGCAGCAGGCAACTTCATCGCCGTCGTCGACTGCCTCAGCCACGCGCTCAAGATCAG CGAGGAGAACTTATGGCTTAGATTCTACAGACCTGGCGTCAATGAAGGTGGTGCTTGCAG GCAAGTTATGCAAAATCAATGGGCAATTATTAATTTTAG GCTTACACAAATATGATGATGGTGCCGGTCCATATTTTTTTGGTGCTAGAGAATGA
- the LOC112874041 gene encoding subtilisin-like protease SBT1.8 has protein sequence MELALPLLLVLASLSLANANAGGGGNTTTYIVFMDPARMPAVHASPAHWHAAHLESLSIDPARHLLYSYSAAAHGFAAALLPDHLTMLRGTPEVLQVVPDEVFQLHTTRSPEFLGLLTPAYQPAIGNLEAATHDVVIGVLDTGVWPESPSFSGGNLPPPPARWKGVCEAGVDFPPSACGRKLVGARSFARGLRAANGGAIGVGKTTFRSARDRDGHGTHTASTAAGAVVANASLLGYATGTARGMAPGARVAAYKVCWPEGCLGSDILAGIDAAVADGVGVLSLSLGGGAAPYFRDTVAVGAFGAAAAGVFVSCSAGNSGPSGATVSNSAPWVATVGAGTLDRDFPAYVTLPTGARLAGVSLYAGPSPSPHPAMLPLVYGSGRDNASKLCLSGTLDPAAVRGKIVLCDRGVNARVEKGAVVKAAGGAGMVLANTAASGEELVADSHLLPAVAVGRSVGDKIREYAARGGGRPMAMLSFGGTVLGVRPSPVVAAFSSRGPNTVVPEILKPDMIGPGVNILAAWSGIAGPTGLAKDGRRTNFNIISGTSMSCPHISGVAALLKAAHPNWSPAAIKSALMTTAYTVDNTNSSLRDAADGSLANAFAYGAGHVDPQKALSPGLVYDISTNDYVAFLCSLDYSAPHIQVITKMSNFSCPKKFRPGDLNYPSFSVVFKQKSKRVLRFRREVTNVGPATSVYNVKVSSPESVSVMVTPTKLTFKKVGQKQRYYVTFMSKAGQGQAKPNFGWISWVNDEHVVRSPVAYTWKM, from the exons ATGGAGCTcgctctccccctcctcctcgtccttgcAAGCCTCTCGCTTGCCAATGCCaatgccggcggcggcggcaacacGACGACCTACATCGTGTTCATGGACCCGGCGCGGATGCCGGCCGTGCACGCGTCCCCGGCGCACTGGCACGCGGCGCACCTCGAGTCACTGTCCATCGACCCGGCGCGCCACCTGCTCTACTCCTACTCCGCCGCGGCCCACGGATtcgcggcggcgctgctccCGGACCACCTGACCATGCTCCGCGGCACCCCCGAGGTGCTCCAGGTCGTGCCGGACGAGGTGTTCCAGCTCCACACCACGCGCTCCCCGGAGTTCTTGGGCCTGTTAACGCCGGCGTACCAGCCGGCCATCGGCAATCTGGAGGCGGCCACGCACGACGTGGTCATAGGTGTCCTGGACACCGGCGTCTGGCCGGAGTCGCCGAGCTTCTCGGGCGGCAAcctgccgccaccgcccgcgcgGTGGAAGGGGGTGTGCGAGGCCGGCGTCGATTTCCCGCCGAGCGCCTGCGGGAGGAAGCTGGTGGGGGCGCGCAGCTTCGCACGCGGGCTCCGTGCGGCGAACGGCGGCGCTATAGGCGTGGGGAAGACGACGTTCAGGTCGGCGCGCGATAGGGACGGGCACGGGACGCACACGGCAAgtacggcggcgggggcggtggtGGCGAACGCGAGCTTGCTCGGGTACGCCACGGGGACGGCGCGTGGGATGGCGCCCGGGGCGCGCGTGGCCGCATACAAGGTGTGCTGGCCGGAAGGGTGCCTCGGCTCCGATATCCTCGCCGGCATTGACGCCGCCGTTGCCGACGGGGTGGGCGTGCTGTCACTGTCCctcggaggcggcgcggcgccgtACTTCCGGGACACCGTGGCGGTCGGCGCCTTCGgtgccgcggcggccggcgtgttCGTCTCCTGTTCCGCCGGGAACTCCGGCCCATCCGGCGCCACCGTCTCGAACTCCGCGCCGTGGGTCGCCACCGTCGGCGCCGGCACGCTAGACCGCGATTTCCCAGCCTACGTCACGCTCCCCACAGGTGCACGCCTCGCCGGCGTGTCCCTCTACGCGggcccctccccctctccccacCCCGCCATGCTCCCTCTCGTCTACGGCAGTGGGCGCGACAACGCGAGCAAGCTCTGCCTCTCGGGGACGCTCGACCCGGCCGCGGTGCGCGGCAAGATCGTGCTCTGCGACCGCGGCGTCAACGCGCGCGTGGAGAAGGGTGCCGTCGTCaaggccgccggcggcgccgggatGGTGCTGGCCAACACGGCGGCCAGCGGCGAGGAGCTCGTGGCGGACAGTCATCTGCTCCCGGCCGTGGCGGTTGGGCGGTCGGTCGGCGACAAGATACGGGAGtacgcggcgcgcggcggcggcaggccgaTGGCAATGCTGAGCTTCGGCGGCACGGTTCTTGGCGTCCGGCCGTCGCCCGTCGTGGCGGCATTCAGCTCTCGCGGCCCCAACACCGTCGTGCCGGAGATCCTCAAGCCGGACATGATTGGCCCGGGGGTAAACATCCTGGCCGCGTGGTCCGGCATAGCGGGACCGACCGGGCTCGCCAAGGACGGCCGCCGGACGAACTTCAATATCATCTCCG GGACATCCATGTCCTGCCCTCACATCAGTGGAGTTGCTGCACTACTGAAGGCCGCTCACCCTAACTGGAGCCCTGCTGCCATCAAGTCTGCACTCATGACCACTGCATACACTGTTGACAACACAAACTCCTCTCTGCGGGATGCAGCAGATGGGTCGCTTGCAAACGCATTTGCTTATGGTGCTGGCCATGTCGACCCACAGAAGGCGCTTTCTCCAGGCCTTGTGTATGATATCTCCACCAATGACTACGTTGCCTTCCTCTGCTCCCTGGACTACAGCGCCCCACACATCCAAGTGATCACCAAGATGTCCAACTTCTCCTGTCCGAAGAAATTCCGTCCTGGTGATCTCAACTACCCTTCGTTCTCGGTGGTGTTCAAGCAGAAATCGAAGCGGGTCCTGAGGTTCAGAAGGGAGGTAACCAACGTTGGCCCAGCGACGTCTGTCTACAACGTGAAGGTCAGCAGCCCTGAATCTGTTAGCGTCATGGTGACACCGACTAAACTGACGTTCAAGAAGGTCGGGCAGAAGCAGAGATACTATGTCACCTTCATGTCGAAGGCTGGTCAAGGCCAAGCAAAACCGAATTTCGGGTGGATATCCTGGGTGAACGATGAGCACGTTGTTCGCAGCCCGGTTGCCTATACATGGAAGATGTGA